Proteins encoded together in one Triticum dicoccoides isolate Atlit2015 ecotype Zavitan chromosome 7B, WEW_v2.0, whole genome shotgun sequence window:
- the LOC119336902 gene encoding malate dehydrogenase, chloroplastic-like, producing MASSATISSVGAQAALVSKPRNHGISGLKASSSISFELGSSFLGKTGSLRASVTTRVAPKAKSAARILPEASYKVAVLGAAGGIGQPLGLLIKMSPLVSELRLYDIANVKGVAADLSHCNTPSQVMDFTGPAELASCLKGVDVVVIPAGVPRKPGMTRDDLFNINAGIVKSLIEAVADNCPGAFIHIISNPVNSTVPIAAEILKKKGVYNPKKLFGVSTLDVVRANTFVAQKKGLKLIDVDVPVVGGHAGITILPLLSKTRPSVTFTDEETEQLTKRIQNAGTEVVEAKAGAGSATLSMAYAAARFVESSLRALAGDPDVYECTYVQSELTELPFFASRVKLGKNGVESIISSDLEGITEYEASALEALKPELKASIEKGIEFAHKQQGAAASV from the coding sequence ATGGCATCATCTGCTACCATCAGTTCAGTTGGCGCTCAGGCCGCTCTGGTTTCAAAGCCAAGGAATCATGGTATCAGTGGCTTAAAGGCATCCTCATCAATTAGCTTCGAATTGGGATCCTCATTCCTGGGCAAGACCGGGTCTCTTCGGGCATCTGTAACCACAAGGGTTGCGCCAAAGGCGAAGTCCGCGGCTCGGATACTACCGGAGGCATCTTACAAAGTGGCGGTACTTGGTGCTGCTGGGGGCATCGGCCAACCATTGGGCTTGTTGATCAAGATGTCCCCTCTGGTCTCAGAACTGCGCCTGTACGATATTGCGAATGTCAAGGGAGTCGCCGCTGATCTCAGCCACTGCAACACACCCTCTCAGGTTATGGACTTCACTGGCCCTGCAGAATTGGCCAGCTGCTTGAAAGGTGTGGATGTTGTTGTCATCCCCGCCGGGGTCCCAAGAAAGCCAGGGATGACTCGTGACGACCTTTTCAACATCAATGCGGGCATCGTCAAGTCACTTATCGAGGCTGTTGCAGACAATTGCCCTGGGGCCTTTATCCATATTATCAGCAACCCAGTCAACTCCACAGTGCCGATTGCTGCTGAGATTCTGAAAAAGAAGGGTGTCTACAATCCCAAGAAGCTTTTTGGGGTTTCCACCCTAGATGTTGTCCGGGCTAACACATTTGTAGCTCAGAAGAAGGGCCTCAAGCTCATTGATGTTGATGTCCCAGTTGTTGGTGGTCATGCTGGAATTACAATCCTGCCTTTGTTGTCAAAGACGAGACCATCTGTCACCTTCACGGACGAGGAAACTGAACAGCTGACGAAGAGGATACAGAACGCTGggacagaggtggtggaggcgaaaGCGGGTGCTGGATCTGCTACCCTGTCCATGGCTTATGCTGCTGCCAGATTTGTCGAGTCTTCGCTCCGCGCACTGGCTGGTGATCCAGATGTTTACGAGTGCACGTATGTTCAGTCTGAGTtaactgagctgccattctttgcgTCCAGAGTTAAGCTTGGGAAGAATGGTGTTGAGTCCATCATTTCTTCTGACCTGGAGGGAATAACCGAGTATGAGGCCAGTGCACTTGAGGCATTGAAGCCTGAGCTGAAGGCCAGCATTGAGAAGGGCATTGAGTTTGCGCACAAACAACAGGGAGCTGCTGCCTCTGTTTGA